The region TCATCGATGGCTACGTGGGTCTGGGGTATGCTCAGAGCCGCCCGGAGGAGTTGGCCTTCATCTGTGAGGTGGCGCGCACAGAGGGGGTCCTGCTGGACCCTGTCTATACAGGCAAAGCAATGTACGGTTTGGTGGACCAGATCCGCCAGGGACGCTTCCGCCCTGGGGAGAAAGTTCTGTTCATCCACACCGGCGGGGCATTTGACCTGTTCCCCCTGCGTGAGGAGCTGAGCCTCGTGGGCTTGTCCAGTTGAGGCCTGCGATTTGGGTGGCGTACGGTTGACAGGCCGGAAGGGATGCAACCCAAGGACGTTTTCCCCATAGTGTACGCGCCGGAGACCATGCCGGTCCGCGCGTGGTTGGTTGGCATGTGTGGTTGAATCCGAGTGACAGCGCAGCAATCGGACGCTGAGGCGCCGGAGCGCTCAGATAGGGACGTGGCAGGCGGGTGAGCAGAGTGGTGACCAGACACTGTACTTGAGCTCGGGGATGAGTGGGCACAGCAGTCGGTGTGCAGACTCTCCACGCAGCGGGCTCGATCCGAACGAGGATGGAGGGAGACCAGGTTCGATGCCCCGCGTGCTTGGCCAGCTGCGCTGGGCGCATGAAGGGTGGGTGAACGCGGGAGGGATTTGGCAGGCGAGTGTGTTGCTCGCCGCACGAGGTAGTCACTG is a window of candidate division KSB1 bacterium DNA encoding:
- a CDS encoding pyridoxal-phosphate dependent enzyme yields the protein IDGYVGLGYAQSRPEELAFICEVARTEGVLLDPVYTGKAMYGLVDQIRQGRFRPGEKVLFIHTGGAFDLFPLREELSLVGLSS